One Falco peregrinus isolate bFalPer1 chromosome 10, bFalPer1.pri, whole genome shotgun sequence genomic window, TTTCAGTGGGCTGCAGTGTCAGCCTTCTGTTGCTTGACCTGGTCCTGCAAGCCGTTTCTCTGGTAATTCTGAGTAAGATGTTCTAGGACTGCACAATTTGACTTCTTTTTCAAGACCAAGAGTGCAAAGAAATGCTGCATCTAGATGTGGATATGTATCCACCAGGAAGACCCCCAACATATTTCTCACTTGCAACAATCCTGAAAACCTACATTTGTCTTGCATTCTCTCAAATCTTGTCTGaaatcctttctttctttcttatataATGCTGTCGTTTCAATATGTTTACTCTCTCAACGTAAGAGACAGCTctttatctttcaaaaaatttgGATTGGCTAATGCAACTAGTCAGATCAATCACAGCACTATGTGCAGGACTATCTCCAGACAAAGAATAGTGAGTGTTGTTGAGAAAAATCAAACCTCAATGTCTCTAACCAGACACAGAGAAGTAAAATCCAGTTTTGCCTTTAATCAGTGATGATCttgccattgacttcagtggagctaGTATTTCACCAAAAgtatttaattaatatatttttctaatttaaatgaGGTGAAAAAAGCAGCCCATGGACAATAATGTATAATAGAAATATGCCTTTAAGTATTAAATCAGGGGGAGAAGGAATCCAACTTATTAAAGAATGCAGtgatttacaaaagaaaaagcatagtaaatagtttttttcttgGCCATAAAAACCACCAAGTTCTTTACTGATTTGAATAATTAATGTTTGTAATATTTTCCTATGGACAACAGGGGGAAACCACATTATGGCTGTGACACAAATAATTGCTTTCCTACATTTACTTACTTTCTGCAGTAATAAACACACATAAGGCTCAGTTTAAGAATTTCACAATAAGCTTAAATTTCTGATCAAGCTGATTTGAATTAAATCCACCATGCTAACCTTTTTCAATAGAACTTTACAACATACTATAAAACTGTTGTTTAAACAATGCTTCCCATAATTGCCACCAATAAATGATACCTTTTTATTGCCGTTAGAACACTCTTGGTTACCGGTTTCCAGAGATTGCTGCAGTAATCTGTGCATAACTTTGTGTTATGTTGTTAATAATTGTAGGGGGGATTTTTTTAGAattcagaaactggaaaagtttaagaaaacatgcaaaatgctGAGGATACATgtaagtgaaatatttaatgtcCATCATTCATAAAAGTTACATTGTTTACATAGGGTTCATTagtatataataaaaatgtcatcttaATGAAAGATTTTCTGGCAAGTCTTTTATATGTTAATTTGTTTAACATACGCTTTGGCTATACAGCTAAATAggaataatatatttttaaaaaactttctgCAAATAGTTGCTTAACAGTTACAAAACCTCATTATTAAGAATTGGTTATTGTTACACTTGCTTGTTGGCTTGTAAAAATCATCTGTGATTTGGACTGGGAATCTTAGGACCAACTTATTGTACCATACTTGCTCATTGCATAGTGACCATGTAAACAGCTCAGGGATCCACAAATTATATCCTTGTACTCTAAAAGTCATTGAGGATTTTACATACTGTACTGCTTATGTTTTCTTATATTGATGAATAATTTGGGGATTGTTTTATTGTTGATGCTgatgggaattttttttaaaacatgtcatTTTTATACgagaagttaaaaaattaaaaagttaacaccaaaagaaataattttatgctGTGCAACAGTATTGCTACCTCATTCTTTTTGATTTTAGATATATATAACATATTGGAACTGCACTGTACTGCttcttttcaaaaatttaaattagTTGGAACAATTAGCTATGTGTTTACATAAAGTTAACTATGTTTGcatcaaataaaatgtttattaatgAAAGCTATTATACAAGAAACATCAAAGAGAATTTCATCATACAGAAATGTACACTATATGTGACAGATGGAAAAGTGCATGCAGATttgtctcatttaaaaaaaccgAATTCAGAAACAATAGTACTAAAGTTACTGGGTTTTGATTCCTATGATCTCAAATGAGTGAAAAGTTCTCTTTGAATTTACAAAAATCCATTTAACAGATATGACTAGTACACATTAGCAAGCAAGTGGAATGAATGcactcagattttattttacaagtaCTTGTGCTTgacaaatgtgatttttttttaacgtaaAGTTTTCTTCGAATATGGGCTGGGTAGATTGCTGCCAGGTTGCTCTGGTTTTATACATAGTTTCtctaaatttgtttttaataccaCACAATTTGTTGAAGCTTTCAGTTCTGTTAATTAGACACCATAAAATAACATATGTTTTGTTAACATTCAGGAAATGACAtcaagtcttttatttttattttttggctcaatagatttttaaatgtatgattATCATAACCTAATATTGTCTTTGTCTTCACTGCAGTGGATTTCCGATCaaacttttccccttcttttaaTACTTTAGGGAATTTTCAAACGTCGGGATGTTTGGCTGTAATGCCCCATGATTTGTTCTCCCTGAAAGAAATCATAGTGACAATTTATTAAACTACAGAGCAACCTGGCTTTTCGGGGTCTGCAATTCTATTTTGTGCTCAATATACCTAGCATTAAATCTTGATTCATTTCATCATATTATTTAGGTTATATTTGTCATGCAATTACTTTAGCTGCtagttttctggcttttttagCAGTCTAATAGAGGGTTTCATTATCAAATCAGTGGGGCATTACTTTGCATGTTCAAAAAAGGAGGTTAAAAGGCTAAAATCTAAATTGCACCAGCAGTAGCATATACATTGAATATGAAGAAATTGAAAACCTAAGAAGGAACTatcatatttcaaaatatttaaaaggctCTGTTTCCGTGTTTAATACCAATTGTTCACAGGTACCATAAAAGCAAAGAGACGCACTGGTACATGTaggatttaaattaaaaaaaaaaaaacaaaaaaaaaaaacaaaaaacccccccacaaataaataaaaaaaactgaTGGGAAATAAAACTCCTTAGATTCAAAATGGTTTATTCACACAAATTTAATAGGATATATCACAATTGTTTGGTCCATAAATATTTAGGGGAAATAGTTTCTATACAATGCATTTATcaataaacaaagaaacatgGACAATTTTGCTAGACCACTTACTGTACTATAAACACGAAGCTCAATATATAAGATTATTGGATTTATCAACTATATCTGAAAGAGTGCACAACTGCTTTCTATGACATGTTTGTCCCCTCTAACAGGATACACCATAAAAAGAGTTTCAGAAATAAGAGGTAAAACAGTACAAAACTAGTGAGGTGTCAAAAGGGCTTAAAACAGTTAATTTAACAAACAACACATATATCCTGATTTTTCACAAACTTACTCCCAAGGTATATTATAAGGCACATAGTAGAACTGAGTTTTAATTAGTCTACTTAATAAAGTAGATCTCTAGTACCATATATTGTTCTGTCAAAGAACAAAATTTATAAGTATCAATATTTTTACCTGTAAAAGTGTATTAATAAAGATCTCAGCCTTACCAAGGTCGTTTGGTCTGGTTAGTGGTAAATGCCCATAAGGTAATAGAAATAGGAAAAGTCAAGATTTAATATCCATAGAAGATGATAACCATACTTGCTAAATATATAATGGCAAACACACCTTTCTTCTATTACAGTGTTAACATCTCTtccatcatctttttttaaaaaataagctacTTTTCTGTGCTAATTTTCTAAAAACCCTGAGCAAAAATTACAATAATGCACTTTAATGTGGGCAGTGAACTGTCAGTATGTAACCACACATTTATACAGCCAGAAAGGacacctttaaaatatattaaatagcCATTTTGACCACCAAAAAAGAGATTTGATGGTGTATAAAAAGTGGGGTATATGTGCAAAGTTATTCTTAACAATCCACTAAAACAAGACATAGATCTTGACTGGTTTTTGTTCGGTTTTGTTTCTAAGACTCTCCACAATCTAATTGGTGTTCAACTACGATAAAAGGATACAGATGAACATTCACCACTGCCCAGACCATTCAGACTTTTagcttaaataaaattaaaaaaaagaaagatcctACTGTAAACTAAGAAATGTATTCAGATCAGCATCCACAAGGCTTCTGAGTttatctgctttaaaattatttactgcCAATTCCCATTTTTGTAAGAATTTttgctaacattttttttcttttatacaaaGTTTAAAGAGTTAAAGTCTATATTAGAGATATTAATGAActaaagattttaatttcatgtgtTAAACAAAGTGTCTGATATAATCTCAGGAAACAtctaaagtaaatgaaaaatagtaatGTGTAAAAcgtactgaaataattttccttaaacATCTTAATCAAGTATATTTTgcttatttccattttccctgaaaaaaagtaTGATTTATCAAAACCTCATTTTAACACTATACATGCATACATCttcttggaaattattttttgtgctCACTAAAGTAGCTGGGCAACATCCTGTTTGCTTTAATGGTATGCCAACAAGGCCATGTAGCAAACCGcacctattttttttaattccaaatcaGAGCTGCTTGacagacaaaaatgaaaaaccCTCCCTGTGTGATATTTCAGATCAGCAGGACCCTTCATTTGTTATTCTGTTGGGTTTACTTTAATAATATTGTAATAAGTGTGAGGTAATTCTGGAGGGTCTTTTCCAGATCTTGCCTCCTTAATGTACAGGCACAAGTTTGGAGACCCACAGCCTGATCCTGCCATCCCTAACCACCAGCACTCTCGTCACAGGGTCTCTCTCTCCAAGCCCTCCATCCAGGCACAGCTTTCAGTGGTGGCTAAGGACATCCCAGCCGGGGACGAACTGGCAGAGGAGCATTTAGCTATCCCAGTGACACTCCCCGGGGCTCAGGGAGGATCAGGCTTGTGGCTAATGCATTAGGAAAAAGCACTGGCACTTCCAGTCTGACTATTTCAATTATTAGTTTAATtcagtttgtatttattttccaacatttaaaaaaaaagaaaaccaaaaaccccacatacAAAACTTTTAGAcgcattataaaaataaaatgaaatttgggGTTCCTAAATGCtgtaaataaacataaaatcCTGAAGCAGCATTGTTTTGGATataattaaactgatttttacCTGGTTATCAAGGAGGGAAAACAATctggttgggggtttttttgcggtagtaatattttttttcaagattctGGAAATAAGTAACATACAATTTTAAGAGGCACTTACTAGAATGATTCATAACcttctcttcagtttttgaagaatttttaaaaattgagtaCAATTTAACAACAGCAAATGTTCATTTATTATAGCAACATATTACTTCAAACTCATTTGCCAAGTGGCTGCAGATGCTACACATcaagctgtttattttcccaaatattttgtgggtttgttattttaaaaaaaaaaaggcttgaaaataataaaaaattaataataataataataatataataataataaagaagaagagtaagaattaaaaaaaaaaaaaaaaaaaaaaaaactgaactGTTAGAAAAGGTTCGTTAAGGTAGTTTGTGAGGGGCTCCCGGATTCGTGGCTGTCCAAGTTAGAGGTCACTGATGTCACTACAGTGATAGTGGGATTGGTCAGGTCTGTTAAAGTGGTCGCAGTGCCGGGTGGAGTGAGTGCGCCGCTGTCTGCTGAGGGCGGTGCCGGAAGTGAGGTGCCATCAGCTTTATCGACACCCCCATTCTCCTGCCGCAAAAGGTTCCTTCTGAATTTGGCTCTTGCGTTTTGAAACCAAACCTGCAAACCAATCCCAATTGATTTCTTTACCGATGCTTGTTTCgctttgcttatttttgtcttttgttcttgcttttatgtcattttttgatgtttgtttttgtgtggCAAGTCACCTAAGTCACTCTATAGATTCATTTGCTGCTGGTGGAACCGGCTCTTTCACAGGTGGGACCCTGTGTACGAGGCCCAGTGCTACAGGTGCTCACCAGTACGTTGCAGCCTGGTGTGCAGACCTCATAGAGCAGCCTTAAGAAAAATCTGCTCGGTCACTCACCCAAAGAAAGCAACTTTCTTAATGGCCATGTGGTGTATTCTTAAGTTATGTCGGTTTGGGGTCAAGACACGTGATAAAGATCGAGGGAAGGGGTGAATGAGCAGATTTTTGCCAAGGCTGAAAGTTTGCCTTCAtcattttaaaagactgaagaagGAGCGGTAATTACACCATCCCTATCACACAGATTGTTGATATGGGTAACCTagtctttctgttctgtaaggttcactgaaaatgttttaggTGACATGTAACAGAGACAAGGAATTGCTGCTAATAGATTCTCCTACCTCGATCACTGCCCTTCTTTGGCACTCTGCATATAATACACACCTCGCTTTACCTTCATGGAGCTAGCACACATCAtatagggatttttttaaaggtaattcaCTAGGCTGTCCTTCACAGGGAAGTGACTTTTTACTGTGTGGGCCCATTAAGGTAACAGCTGTCTGACAGGCATTGGGAAAGGGAGCCGGCTGGTCTTGGAGGATCATGTTGGTGAAATCTTGCTTCCTACACATTGGGGGATCTGCTCACTGAGGGGCCACATTAACAACTTCAGGGGAGCCCAAAGGCTTCACCCAGTGTGTATAAAATCAGTAGATTGGCTACCTCTACCCTTAATAAGGTCACCACAGAGAGACTACAGGTCCCAGGATATCTACTGGGCTGGTAGACTCTGGAGTTGGTTTCCTCACATTGAGGCTGTCACTAATTACAAATCACGTTTTAGTATTTGGCTGCCTTGGAGTGGTAGGGCATACATTCGGCACTCCTGCCATGTAATACCTTACCCCTCTGCACACCCACTAGGGACACACCTAGCAGAAGTGTTTCTACATGCATTGCTACCATTACACGTAAGGGAAATGCTATTGACTGGCAGGGGTAGGGGAACATTCTGTCAAGCCTGTGATGTGGCTTCTTACCTGCAGAACTCTCTTGGTCAGGCCTGTTTTCTGGGCAAGCTGCTTGAGGTCCTTGGCATCTGGGTTGTGGTTGATAGCAAAGTAGGACTTCATGGTACGAAGCTGGTGGTGTTTGAAGGAGGTGCGCATGCGCTTTGTCTTCTGGGATGGGGGATAAGGCTGCTGGTCTCTGTCCAGGTGATCTGCCTCATTCTCATTACAACCTGGCCaatgaacaaaatgaaacaaggtGTTAGTGGCTATGCATTGTGTAGGATAAACAAACCAAGGCAGAAATCTTGAGTCATGTACTGtttggaaggaaggaaacaagtgagaaaggaaggaaaaagggaagggcTAAGATGGTGCAAGGATAAGTATGATGTGGTTattaaataagacaaaaaaaatccagaagattACCTTTTCCTATTCTTAAAACATGCTATGTCCCCTGGGCCTGTACCTACTAAGGGCAGACTTAGAAAGTTCTCTCTCCtttggcatttattttcaaacaagtATTTTCCCTGTGGTGATGGTTTTGCTTTGGGCGCTGAAAGAGTCATTTGAAATCTCATTCAGATTTTGAAATCTCACTCATTGAAACACTCTTAGCTTGAGAGAAGCATAAAGGTCAAACCAGCATTTTGAATGTTCCTGACTTTTTCCCTAGGTCACAAGCACCTATAAAAGGAGATGTACAGCAGGAAGGTTTGTTATGACAGTTCATCAAGAAAGCATGAAATCTAGTGGGTTTTTgccaataaaataaatgcttttggaCTCTGCCTGGGAGTTTATATGAGCTGCTCAAAGACCTTCATCTGTAAACCATGTCTAGAAAGCAGTTGCATCAAGGCTTGATTCAGTCCCTCAAACTCAATCCAAATCAGCAGTAGCTCTTAGTTGGTAGTGATTTAGGACACTTCTGTGAGCAACCAGCTAGTGGCTCAAAACTTTGAGAGAATTTCCCTGCTTTCCCTGAATCAGGATTTTCAAAGTGTCTCTCAAAGATGAATTTGTTTCTGATTACACTTTTATGAGTGTGAACGTACACAAGACTTGCAGCTGTTCAGGAACCATGGCATCATTACTttatattggggaaaaaaataacagtattggcaaaaaaaaagcaagacaggcatctatatttttcttttcatcttaaaaaaaaaggggggttaCCAATTTATAGGATCTCATTTTATAGAGATAGGTCAGTCACACAAGAGAAAATGAATGATGTCATCATAGCAGGGAATATTAATTAAAGAACagctaattaaaaatgtttcagaatgCCTGTAAACTAGACCAAGTTTCATTAGTTGCTCGTTTGcattttttaactgctttgcCATAGTTATTGGATTATTTACTAGGCCTAGTTGATCCCTacttctcaaaaaataaaaaggaagggggagggagaaggtgaaAGAGGGGGAGCACACAATGCAGAGACTGATGCTGACAGTGCTAAAAACAGAGTCAAAGCAACTTGAAaccaggagaaaataaaaagcttcttgaaggttttttctcttttgaattgTAAGACAAGTCAACATGAACAGACGCCAGTAAGACAACACTTTGACAGATAATCAGGTGAATATTTAATTACAGCTAGATTCGCTTCTAGTCTTGGTAAGAAGTATCTGCACTTTCAAAGTAAGCtgacacttctgaaaataccaGGGGTTGAAAATTGcctttaaaacaatttcagaCCAGATTTGGATTGTATTTACTCCTTGTTTTCACAAGCAATCCCACTGCCTTCAGTCAAACTACGTGGGCCGTAACTTATGAGCTGACATAAATCAGAGTACCAGACTTCAGTCCTCAGGTTTTACTTCAGAGAGTTGCAAGCTGTTTGTTTGTGTAGTTTTCTTTGGGTCACTCAGGtttacagcagcaaagcaaacttCCTTGGGCTCCCTCTGTCCTGCTTACTGCCTTTGTTTCTGTGATCTACTTTTCTGTCTGTGATCTActttattttggcttttattttcaagagaaaacaggaagaggGCTCCAAGCATCCTCAGACAATCCTAGTTTATACAGTGATTAGCTCATTCTCTGTTTTACAGGAGTGAAACAGCATTATGTGGTTTGGCCACCTCACAGAGCAGAGTTTTACACTATCGCCTGGAGAACTAAGGGGAAGCAAAAAATCAGGCAAGACATTATTGCTCATTTCTTTGCAGTGGGACTGGGGGgttgtttaattttgctttggaaagagctagaacagtttgctttttattgcCAAGAATTCTTCAGCTGTACTCTTCGTagtttttcacacacacacacatacacacggAGACATATATAATGAAATAAGTAAACAGCTCTTTGAGTAACAGCTGcgtaaaatattttcctatctTCTTCACCATCTCATTTCTATATCCTGTGGGCTGTAAGTCAACACAGTTTCCCTCAAATTACATATTAATTCTATGATATAAGAGGTAATATAGAGAAAGCCTTGAATGTTTTAAGTACTTTTGAAtagtttcttccatttttcacaTTAATTCCAGACAGCTCACAAGTATGAATGGCTTTTACCTCATAACATTTTGAGTTATTTATCGTTGTGTTTCCACTTTACAACCGAGGAGCcgagaaacagaaattaaactaCTAAACAAAACAGAGACTAAAAAGCCTGTTGTAGACCCGGCAGCAGAATCTGATTTTCCATTCTGTCCCTGTGCTCAGCCCCCCGCAGCAGAACGCGCGCACCAGTCCGAGCCAGGTACTGCCGGGTCGCTTGCGCACACAAGTGTTTACGCTCAGCGTGGTGAAGTTATTAGCTTAATCAGAGTTTCGGGTTTAAGGGTTGGGCCCGTTTCCTAGCGTGGCTTGCCATATGGGTGCGGGCACCCTGGGGCGCGGCTCCCACCGGACAGCGGGCGCAAGAGCTGGGCCGAGCCGCGGCGGGCTGGGAGGCGGAGCGCTGCCGGCCCTCGGCTCCGCTCCAGCGCGGGCAGGTGGTGCGCGGCCAGGGGCGCCTGTGCCCCAGTGGACCCTCCCCGGGCCGGGGAGCCCGGAGCGGGATCGGCCccgcgggggctgcgggagccCGGCCAGCCCAGCCCGCCCTGCGGGGCACCGGGCCGGAGGAGCCCGCGGAAGGGCTGAGGGGCCCCGCTGCGGGTCCCACCCGCCTCCCTTCTCCCTCGGACGGCGGCAGCTATGTATCCGACCTTTCATTTTCCGTGGACCGGTTGCCCTTTGTAAACGATTACGTGCAAGAGCAGTTACTGGATCACAGGGCACAGAATGAAAACTGCGTGCAGGAAAGCTGCTGCCAgatatttaaagatattttttttctttcgaGAAGCGTTTTCATCCACTGCAACTCATTTCGTAATTGCTAGATACTCGCTTTCCTCCCCCTGGGTCTGGAGCGCAGTGGGTTGGAGTCGTTTGCACCGGATGCACGGTTTGGCTGCAAACTGTATTTTCTCGGGACCATGTGTCAACCCTGGACATTGCtagataatattttaaaagaaaaaaaaaaatcacagcccAAACATATCAGATTTCTCAGCCACCTAGCCCCAGCCCAAAGCATCAGCTTGAGCGTTTGTtgctttgggctttttttctctccgTTGCCCGGAGAATTGTGAGATCTCAATGCAGTGATCTGGATTTTCTTAATGGGTAGTGCTTTTTAATCTCATTTGGAATCAGTGGTATTTCCTTTCTGCCCCGTTGTTGTAAAGAAGGAGAGTTTTAAGACTAGCAGACAAAAACTACGATGGCGTTCGCAAACAACGTCTCTCTGGAGTCCTGACCTGGAGTTTAAGAGGTGTTCTATCATAtccacaactttttttttttttcctcgaTTTCTGGTCCTAATTCTAACGATAAATTGTCCCTAGAGCTATTTCCGTTTAGGGGCCTGGGGAACGTGGTGATGGTGTGCGATCAGAGACAGCGCAGACCGAAGAGAGGGCGTAGGGGGACCCGCCGCCCGAGTCCTGGCTGCGCTACAGGTTCACTTTTCTTTAGCCGCTTTCAGCATTGATTGGAAACCGCTCCGTAGCCAGGGATTCCAATGTCATCTTCAATTAACAAGGAACAATTAGCGCAGTGATTACCCTGGCTCCAAGGTCTACGCATCAGAGGAGATGAAATAGCCTTGCACAGCTACCCAGTTCCCAGCTGAAGCCCGTTTCAGACGCAGCCCTAGAGGAGGTGCcgggggagggatggggggcggcggggggcggtggAGGATTGCTTGTGGATCGCTTGTGGATCTCGATGGCGGCGGGCTGAACTTGGGTGGAGGGGAGAGAACTCGGGGCCGAAAGCCGTGCACTTTTACCGACCCGCGTTTGTTGGAAGGGGCGGCCCCGAGCCCTCTCCCGGCTCCCTGGCGCAGCCAGCGGTCGGCAGCTACGCGCGGTCCACGCCGgaagccccctgccccggccggAACGGCTCTCCATGGGGAAGCCCTTTGCACCGCTCCTGCTTCCCGGACGCTTCTTTCCTCCTTACCGTCCGTGGGGAGCTTCACTTGCACTGAAATAGTTTTTGGAGTGGGTAGCTCGTTAATTCGCATTTACCCTTACTGTTTTCCTCTTCCGTCTACTGAAACGCCGCTTAAACTGCTCGACCATACCCGAAACTTTTACCTCTGGCCCCTAACACGGTGTGTTCAGACACGGTTTGGGCACTTAAGTGACTGGAGTTCGGGAAGGTAATTAAAACAGGGCAACACTTGTTTCTTTCCTACCGTTGAGATAGCAGAAGCCGTTCTCCTTAACTGCATTTGTTAGGGCTTAGTTACAGGGAACAAAATTTATTCGTTGGCCTGATGTACAGTTTGATCGTTTATGTAAACAGAATTATTTAGCCTGAAGAACTAATTACTGTAAACTGAATGTCTAAATCGAGTTATGTCCATACTGCGTTGGCATTGTAGGAGCTATATACCCTAACCtttattctatttctttttttcctcgATCTGCCCGGTTCCTTCTAATTTGAGGTCTCACTGGTGAAGTGCTTTTTGCtactaaaatacaaataatgatAACGGTATCTCGGAGGTTCCTATTGAGAAAGAGTGCTGTGGTTTTagggctgggatttttttttcttttttttttctttaccctgGGAAGTGGCTAAGTTTGGGTGTTTGACATTGATAGGCAAAGACAACCTTTGAGGAGGGCTGCTGTTAGCTTTCCTGCAAACGCTCCAGCCCTCAGAGGGctgtttgtttgattttccGGTGGTTAAGCAGGATGCCTAGCCAAGGGAGCCCGAGAACGCGTTTGCTGGAGGCGCGGGAGCGAGGGTCAGCGTGCGGTGCCCACCTGAGTTGTAGCTGACGATGTCCActcccagggcagggctctTTCGTTTCCTGGGCCTCCCCTTCTGCACTGTGCCAGTGCCGTTGAAGTAAGGCAGGGCCAGCCCTCCGCTCTTGGCAGCCAGCTCGGTGTAGCTCAGCTGAGGGGGATATTCTCCTTGCAAAAGGGACTCGAAGTGGGCCCTGCAGTAAACCAGGTTGTCCTTCATGCCAAAGTGATCGCCTGTGGTCAGAGTCTTGTTGCAGGTGGTGCAGGTGAAGCAGCTCAGGTGATAAACCGACTCCCTGGCTCTCATGACCATTTCAGAGGCTGAGATCCCAAGGTGGCAGCGGGCACATCTCTGCACGGAGAACCttctgaaggaaacagaaaagtggGCATCACCTAGCAAGGCAAAGGCAGCCTTGCCCCGGTGCCGCCCGCCTCCTCTCCCGGTCAGGGGCTGTCGGCGGGGCGCCGGTCCCCGCCAGGGTCGTGCCCTCCCCGGCCCCAGCACGGCCCCTGCTgccggccgcggcccccggcccgcgcCGGGACTGGCTCCGGGCCCACCACCGGCGAGCCGGCGCCGGGGTCCCGGGGCAAAGGCCGCGCACTTTCCGCCGCGCTGACCTGTCCGCTCCGCACCCTGCGCAgcgccctcccgccgcccggGCGCACGGagagcggcgcggcggggcaCGCCGGTCCCCGCTCCCCGGCCCTCCGGCAAAGGCAAGCGGGGCCGCCCGCAGCTGAGCCCCGGGAAGCTGTAACGCACAGGCAGCGGGTGCCCGGTGCGGGCCCCCCGCGGGACAGCGGCGACGCTgggcagggggcggcgggcTCCTGAGGGCGAGGGctccgccgcccccccccgggcccgcTGCCCGGCCCGCGGGGaaccagcaggctgagggcGGGGGGAGCTTTCGCTGGGTCTTACGCTGGTATTTACGGAGGGAAAGCGCGGAGCGGCGGGAGACCCGAGGTCTTCTCCTTCGCCTGTTTGTGCACCGCCACGCATTCCCCGTCGGCGGGTCCCCTGCTGCTCCTATCAGTTTGCAAA contains:
- the LHX9 gene encoding LIM/homeobox protein Lhx9 isoform X2 yields the protein MEIVGCRAEENTCPFRPPAMLFHGISGGHIQGIMEEMERRSKTESRLAKGGQMNGRETNMPPMSPEKPALCAGCGGKISDRYYLLAVDKQWHLRCLKCCECKLALESELTCFAKDGSIYCKEDYYRRFSVQRCARCHLGISASEMVMRARESVYHLSCFTCTTCNKTLTTGDHFGMKDNLVYCRAHFESLLQGEYPPQLSYTELAAKSGGLALPYFNGTGTVQKGRPRKRKSPALGVDIVSYNSGCNENEADHLDRDQQPYPPSQKTKRMRTSFKHHQLRTMKSYFAINHNPDAKDLKQLAQKTGLTKRVLQGEQIMGHYSQTSRRLKIP
- the LHX9 gene encoding LIM/homeobox protein Lhx9 isoform X1, whose translation is MEIVGCRAEENTCPFRPPAMLFHGISGGHIQGIMEEMERRSKTESRLAKGGQMNGRETNMPPMSPEKPALCAGCGGKISDRYYLLAVDKQWHLRCLKCCECKLALESELTCFAKDGSIYCKEDYYRRFSVQRCARCHLGISASEMVMRARESVYHLSCFTCTTCNKTLTTGDHFGMKDNLVYCRAHFESLLQGEYPPQLSYTELAAKSGGLALPYFNGTGTVQKGRPRKRKSPALGVDIVSYNSGCNENEADHLDRDQQPYPPSQKTKRMRTSFKHHQLRTMKSYFAINHNPDAKDLKQLAQKTGLTKRVLQVWFQNARAKFRRNLLRQENGGVDKADGTSLPAPPSADSGALTPPGTATTLTDLTNPTITVVTSVTSNLDSHESGSPSQTTLTNLF